The window AGTTGCATAACCAAACATCTGTGCCAAAGGTACCATTGCAGCCACTACTTGAGCGCCAGCACGACTCTCCATACCCATAATTCTACCGCGGCGTGAGTTCAGGTCACCAATAACTTCACCCATGTACTCTTCCGGCACAACAACTTCTACAGACATGATCGGCTCAAGAAGCACTGGGGATGCCTTCTGACAACCCTCTTTAAAACCCATGGAACCGGCAATCTTGAATGCCATTTCCGAAGAGTCAACCTCATGGTACGAACCATCAACAAGAGTAACCTTGACATCGACAACAGGAAATCCTGCCATTACTCCACTTTCAGTAGCTTCCTGAATCCCCTTATCAACTGCAGGGATATATTCACGGGGTACAACGCCACCCTTGATAGCATCGACAAACTCATAACCTTTGCCAGGCTCCTGCGGCTCAACCTCGAGCCAGACATGACCATATTGACCGCGACCGCCGGATTGTCTTACAAACTTACCTTCAACCTTGACTTTCTTGCTTATGGTTTCGCGGTATGCAACCTGCGGCTTACCAACGCTCGCCTCAACTTTGAATTCGCGCATGAGACGATCGACAATAATCTCAAGATGAAGCTCGCCCATACCGGAGATGATAGTTTGACCGGTCTCTTCATCAGTTTTAATTCTGAAGGAAGGATCTTCGCTTGCCAGCTTAGCCAGACTAGCGCCGAGTTTGTCCTGATCAGCCTTTGTTTTTGGCTCGATCGCAATATGAATAACCGGCTCAGGGAATTCGATCGACTCCAGAATCACTGCAGAATCTTCTGGGCAAAGAGTATCACCAGTGGTCGTATACTTCAGACCGACCGCTGCAGCAATATCGCCTGCGTATACTTCTTTGATCTCTTCGCGCTTATTCGCATGCATTTTCAAGATGCGACCGATGCGCTCTTTTTTCCCCTTAGTCGAGTTATAGATGTACGACCCTGAAGAAAGAGTCCCAGAATAGACCCGGAAGAAGCAAAGCTGACCAACAAACGGGTCAGTCATAATCTTAAATGCTAGAGCAGCAAATGGCTCAGAATCAGAAGCATTACGCTCAATTTCTGCCTCGGTGTCAGCATCTATACCTTTGATAGCAGGAATATCTAAAGGAGACGGAAGATAATCCACTACTGAGTCAAGCAGTGGCTGAACACCTTTATTCTTAAAAGATGACCCGCAAATAACAGGACATATCTTAATATCTATGGTCGATTTACGAATTGCTGCCTTAATCTCTTCAACAGTAAGCTCTTCACCACCGAGGTATTTTTCCATAAGGACATCATCATGACTGGAAACTTCCTCAACGAGCTTTTCACGGTACTCCTGGGCTAATTCAAGCAGGTCACCAGTAAGTTCCTCTTCATGAAAGCTTGCCCCGAGAGACTCCTCATCCCAAACGATAGCCTTCATCCTTACAAGATCAACGATCCCCTTAAAAGTATCCTCAGAACCGATTGGAAGCTGAATCGGTACCGGGTTCGCCTTAAGACGATCTTTAATCATGTTAACGCCGCGGAAAAAATCAGCCCCTACACGGTCCATCTTATTAATAAAGGCAATTCGCGGAACCTTGTACTTATCTGCCTGACGCCAAACAGTTTCAGACTGGGGCTCTACGCCACCCACAGAGCAGAACACAGCCACTGACCCATCAAGGACACGCAGCGAGCGCTCAACTTCTATAGTAAAATCTACGTGACCTGGAGTATCAATAATATTGATACGGTGATCAGCCCAGGTACAGGTTGTGGCGGCAGAAGTAATCGTAATCCCTCGCTCCTGCTCTTGCTCCATCCAGTCCATGGTAGCTGTACCATCATGAACTTCGCCAATCTTATGAGACACACCAGTATAATAAAGAATGCGCTCTGTTGTCGTTGTCTTGCCAGCATCAATATGAGCCATGATGCCGATATTACGGGTATTCTCAAGCGAAAACGGACGTGCCACGAAAAATCCTCCAGAAAATCTCTGCTATATAGAAACTACCAGCGGTAGTGAGCGAAAGCCCTATTGGCCTCTGCCATCTTATGCGTATCTTCACGCTTCTTAACTGCTGCACCACGATTATTATAAGCATCCAAAATCTCGCCAGCCAATTTGTCGGTAGCGGTCTTTTCAGATCTGGCATTTGCATAACGAGCAAGCCAGCGCATAGCGAGTGAATTCCTGCGATCAACCCGCACCTCTACCGGGACCTGATAAGTCGATCCACCCACGCGCCGCGACTTAACTTCCAAGGTAGGTTTAACATTATCAAGGGCTTTCTTGAGAACTTTCAGAGCATCCTCGTTTGCACGCTGCGCAACCAAGTCAAGCGCAGCATACAACGCCCGCTCTGCAGTACTCTTCTTACCATCACTCATGATAATATTTACAAACTTGGCCACTGTCCGATCGTTATACTTCGGATCCGGCAAAATAACACGCTTGGCAACTTCTCTTCTTCTTGGCATACAAACCTCTCAAATAGTTCTAAGAAAACAAACCCTACTTAGGCCTTTTTGCCCCGTACTTGGATCGACTCTTCTTCCTATCTTTAACACCGACCGAATCAAGGGTACCACGAACAATATGATAGCGAACACCCGGAAGGTCCTTAACCCTACCACCCCTGATCAACACAACCGAATGCTCCTGAAGGTTATGACCAACACCAGGAATATAAGAGGTAACCTCAATGCCGTTCGTAAGACGAACCCTTGCAACTTTACGCAACGCAGAGTTTGGCTTCTTAGGGGTCGTCGTATAAACCCTCGTACACACCCCGCGCTTCTGCGGACAACACTTTAGCGCCGGTGCAGTTGACTTGTCTTTTTTACTCTCTCTACCAATACGAATCAGCTGATTAATCGTCGGCATAATTAACTCGTTCTCCCAACAATAATGATCCTACACTCCCTCAAAGAAGCGAATCGACAACCTACCAGATATCATCAAATAATGTCAATTCTTTTTATTCAGAATCAACACAAAACTACTTTTAAATGCCCAACGAGCATAGAACAACCAATAAACATTTTAACGAGGCGACACACAACCACCATGAGCATTCAGCGGAGGGGGAATGGAATAGGTGTAGGGTCGGAATTATACCGACATCTCCATTCTCATGCTATCTAACCAAAATAGCGGCTCACGATTTTCTCTTTAAGACAAATCTATATAATTCATCTCAGTTTTAATGTCAATACATATTTTCTCAAATCGGAATTTTATCTAAAAAAAACCGGCGTACCTCCGTAGGTACGCCGGGAGAAACGAATAAGCTATCGTCACGACTAGTTATTCTTCATCAGTATCCGGTTCATCATCAATAATATCGAACTCATCATCAACAACCGGTGCGATGACAGGGATATCCGGTAACCCTTCCGGCTCATCCAACTGCATCTTGAGGTGCCGATAGCGCGCGAGACCAGTCCCTGCCGGTATCAGGCGGCCCATGATAACATTCTCCTTAAGGCCCCGCAGACTGTCAACCTTACCCTCAATGGCAGCCTGGGTAAGCACCTTCGTAGTCTCCTGGAAGGAAGCTGCAGAGATGAAAGATTCTGTCGACAATGATGCCTTGGTAATACCCAAAAGCAAAGGCTCGGCAATAGCAGGCCGACCGCCTTTATCCAGCACTCTTTCGTTTTCATCTTCAAACACGAAACGCTCAAGCTGATCGTCAACCAGCATGGTTGTATCACCTGCATCCTTGACCCTTACCCGGCGAAGCATCTGGCGGACAATGGTCTCGATATGCTTATCATTGATCTTAACCCCTTGGAGACGATACACTTCCTGGACCTCATCAACAAGGTATTTGGCAAGCTCTTTAAGACCAAGCACCCTGAGAATATCATGGGGGTTTGAGGAGCCATCCATAAGAGGTTCGCCAGCCCTTACATGATCACCCTCATGAACACTGATATGCTTGCCTTTAGGAATCAGGTATTCCTTTTCCTCACCAATGTCCGGACGGACGACAACTTTTCTTTTTCCTTTGGCATCCTTACCAAATGACACAACGCCGTCGATTTCTGAAATAACCGCATAATCCTTGGGTTTCCGTGCCTCGAACAGCTCGGCGACTCGCGGAAGACCACCGGTAATATCCTTGGTTTTGGTCGTTTCCCTTGGAATCTTTGCGATTATGTCACCTGCATTGACAAACGACTCGTCCTGAACCGAAATATTTGCTCCCTGAGGGAGGAAATAGCGACCCATTGAGCTTTCGCCAGCCTTTGCAGTCTTGCCGGACTCATCCTTGATAGTAATACGCGGACGTTTATCAGCGTCGCGCGACTCAATAATGACTTTGCGGGAAAGACCAGTGACTTCGTCGACCTGCTCTTCCATGGTCACGCCTTCAATGATGTCTCCGAACTTAATCTTACCGGCAACTTCCGTCAGAATCGGCATTGTGTATGGATCCCACTCTGCAAGTGTCTGACCCGGCTTGACTACCTCATCCTGCTTAAGTTTAATTTTGGCGCCGTAAACTACTGAGTAACGTTCTCTTTCACGGCCGGTTTCATCGACTACAGCGATCTCACCGTTACGATTCATGACAATGTTGTTCTTTGTAACAACGTCACCGTCACGCTCCTCGTTCACGACCGAGTTGATGTTGATATACTTTACACGCCCTTCAGTTCTTGCTTCGAGGGACGTCTGCTCCGCACGTCGAGAAGCAGTACCACCGATGTGGAAAGTTCTCATCGTCAACTGAGTTCCTGGCTCACCAATGGACTGGGCAGCAATTACGCCAACCGCTTCACCCATATTCACCAGGTGGCCTCTGGCAAGGTCACGGCCATAACACATGGCGCAGATCCCACGGCGGCTTTCGCAGGTAAGCACAGAGCGGATCTTGACTCGTTCAAGCCCAGCATCTTCAATCTTCTTGACCAGACCTTCGTCAATGTCCGTACCACTGGCAACCAGAACCTCACCAGTGACGGGGTCAAGGATATCTTCCAAGGCAACACGACCCAGGATGCGGTCACCGATATGCTCAATAATCTCGCCACCCTCTGTGAGGGCCGACACCATGAGACCGTCGATGGTCCCGCAGTCAGGCTCAGTAATAATTGCGTCCTGGGCAACGTCAACAAGACGCCGAGTCAGATATCCGGAGTTAGCGGTTTTGAGCGCGGTATCCGCAAGACCCTTACGGGCACCGTGAGTAGAAATGAAGTACTGGAGAACCGTCAAACCTTCACGGAAGTTAGCAGTAATCGGGGTTTCGATAATCTCACCGGAAGGTTTGGCCATCAAACCCCTCATCCCGGCAAGCTGCCTGATCTGCTGGGCAGAGCCTCGGGCTCCGGAATCTGCCATCATGTGAATAGCATTGAAGGATGAGATTTTCAGTTCCTTGCCGTCATCTGGAGAGAAAACCGTTTCCTTGGAAATATTATCGAGCATCTCCTTAGCAATATCTTCCGTTGCCTTGGCCCAGATATCGATTACCTTGTTGTAGCGCTCACCGTCGGTGATCAAACCTTCAGTATATTGGTTCTGAATCTCTTTGACCTCTTCAGAAGCCCTGTCGATAATTGCGTATTTCCCTTCTGGGATCTGCATATCGTTGATACAGATAGAGATACCGGCCAATGTGGAGTAACGGAAACCGATCTCCTTGAGACGGTCAGCCAGAATTACCGTGTCCTTGTTGCCGGCCAAGCGGTAACAAACGTCTACAAGATTGGTAAGCTCCTTCTTGGACATGGTCTTATTTATGGTACTGAACGGAACAGCATGAGGGAGGATATCCCTGAGGATTACCCGTCCGACGGTAGTCTTGATCCGCTCAGGGGCTTCATCACTTGCAACAAGGTTCTTCATCCTGACTTCGATCGGCGCCTGCAAGTCGACCTCGCCGGCATCAAAGGCAATACGCACCTCTTCCGGTGAGGAAAAAATCTTGCCGAACCCCTTAACCCTTTGCCAGACCTCATTACCGGTCTTCTTGTCTATTAGCGGTTTGCCGAATTCGTCAAGAACCCTTTCAAACTCCTTGTCCCTGGTCATGTGATAGGTTCCAAGAACCATATCCTGGGAAGGGACAATGATCGGCTTGCCGTGTGCCGGAGAGAGAATGTTGTTGGTTGACATCATGAGAACGCGGGCCTCAACCTGGCTCTCTATGGAGAGCGGCAGATGGACCGCCATCTGGTCACCGTCGAAGTCTGCGTTGAAGGCGGTACATACCAGCGGATGGAGCTGGATTGCCTTTCCTTCGATAAGTACCGGCTCAAATGCCTGGATACCAAGCCGGTGCAGTGTCGGGGCGCGGTTCAGGAGAACCGGATGCTCCTTGATCACCTCTTCCAGAACGTCCCAAACCTCTGGCCGTTCCTTTTCAACCATCTTTTTTGCGCTCTTGATGGTGGTAACATAGCCGCGTTCTTCCAGCTTGTTATAAATAAACGGCTTAAACAGCTCCAAAGCCATTTTCTTTGGCAATCCACACTGATGAAGCTTCAGCTCAGGCCCGACAACGATAACGGAACGACCGGAATAGTCGACACGCTTTCCGAGGAGGTTCTGACGGAAACGTCCAGACTTGCCTTTAAGCATGTCTGACAATGATTTCAGCGGGCGCTTATTGGGACCGGCGATGGCCCGGCCACGACGACCATTATCAAACAAGGCGTCAACAGCTTCCTGCAGCATCCGCTTTTCATTGCGGATAATCACTTCCGGCGCTTGCAGCTCCATGAGACGCTTAAGCCGATTGTTACGGTTAATGACTCGACGGTATAGATCGTTAAGGTCCGAAGTTGCAAAACGGCCACCGTCAAGAGGTACCAACGGACGCAGTTCAGGAGGCAGAACCGGGATACATTCAAGGATCATCCATTCAGGGCGGTTTCCCGAAACCTTAAAGGCCTCCACCACCTTGAGTCTTTTGGCGACCTTTTTCCGCTTCGCCTCACTGTTAGCCTCGGTCATTTCCAGCCTGAGGCTTTCAGCAAGGCCGTCCAGATCGAGCGACCTGAGACAATCACGGATTGCAGCTGCTCCCATGCCTGCGATGAAAGTGCTGCCGAGCTCATCGTAAGCCTTCTGGTACTGGTCTTCGGACATTACTTCGCCGTATGACAGTGACGTTGCCCCGGGATCGATGACGACGTAGGCTTCAAAATAAAGCACCCGCTCAAGATCTTTGAGGGTCATGTCGAGAAGGTTACCAATCCTTGACGGCAACGACTTCAGGAACCAGATATGAGCTACCGGAGTAGCAAGGTCAATATGGCCCAGTCGCTCGCGCCGAACCTTCGACGGAATGACCTCGACTCCGCATTTCTCGCAGACAATCCCGCGATGTTTCATCCTTTTGTATTTACCGCAGTTACATTCATAGTCCTTGGTCGGACCAAAGATTTTTGCACAGAACAGACCATCGCGCTCCGGCTTGAACGTCCGGTAGTTGATGGTTTCCGGTTTCTTTACTTCTCCAAAAGATCGCTCGCGGATCTTCTCCGGCGAAGAGATGGAAATCCTTATTGCAGAGAAGTGCAAGGGGTCTTTTGGTTTATCGAAAAAATTAAAGAGATCGTCCAATGTAAAGCCTCCTTATAGTGAGGAGTTTATCCTGCGACGACGCGAAAACGCGCCAGTGTATTTAGGTTAAATTACTCGTCCTCGTTCTCGAGAAGTTCGACGTCCAGACAAAGAGACTGAAGCTCCTTGATCAATACGTTGAATGACTCCGGCAGGCCAGGTTCAAGGGTATGCTTCCCTTTGACAATAGCCTCATACATCCTGGTGCGGCCGGCGACATCATCCGACTTGACGGTCAAGAACTCCTGGAGCGCATAGGCGGCACCATAAGCTTCCATGGCCCAGACCTCCATCTCACCGAGACGCTGGCCGCCGAACTGTGCCTTACCACCGAGAGGCTGCTGGGTAACAAGGCTGTAAGGCCCGATAGACCTGGCGTGGATCTTGTCATCAACCAAGTGATGGAGCTTGAGAACGTACATAACACCGACGGTTACCTTGTGTTTGAACGAGTCTCCGGTTTTACCATCATAGAGAGTAACCTGGGCAGAGCTATCAAATCCGGCTTTTTTGAGCATTCCCTGGATATTCTCCTCGGTAGCACCTTCAAAAACCGATGAAGCCATAGGCACACCGCGCCTTAACCTCTTAGCGACATTAAACAACTCATCGTCACCCAGAGAATCGATGAATTTGTTCATATCCTTTTCGCCATACACTTCTTTAATGGCCTTCTTCAGATTGTCGGAAGATGTGTGCTTTTCCAGCATCTCCTCGATCTTCCAGCCGATCCCTTTTGCCGCCCAGCCAAGATGGGTTTCAAGAATCTGCCCCACGTTCATACGAGAAGGAACACCGAGTGGATTCAGAACAACCTCAACCGGACGGCCATCCTCCATATAAGGCATATCTTCTTCCGGCAGGATACGGGAAACAACACCCTTGTTACCGTGACGACCGGCCATCTTGTCACCAACCTGCAGTTTGCGCTTGATGGCGATATAGACTTTCACCATCTTGATCACGCCCGGAGGCAGATCATCACCGCGCTTGAGCTTCTGGATCTTGTCGTCAAATACGTAACGGATCAGGTCAATCTTCTGGTAGAGGTTGGAGAGAAGCTGCGAAACCTTGTCCTCAACATCGTCACCATCGCTGACCGATATTTCATCCCACCGCTCCAGCGGTATGCTTGCAAGCAATTCGTCGGTGATCTTCTTGTCCTTGGCAAGTAATATTTTGCCGTCCTTGCCTTCGATCTTGACTGCGGATGTTCTGCCGACTAGGAGCCTTTTGAGTTTCCCAAGAGCGGAATCACGAATAATGCGAATCTCGTCCTGCTCATCTTTGCGGAGCTTCTCTTCCTCGGCCCTCTCGATGATCTCGGTTCTGGCATCCTTGTCAGAGCCTTTACGCGAGAAGATCTTGGCGCCAATTACTGTACCTTCGACACCAGGTGGAACACGAAGCGAGGTATCTCTAACGTCACCAGCCTTTTCGCCGAAGATTGCGCGAAGCAGTTTTTCCTCAGGAGAAAGCTGGGTTTCACCTTTGGGGGTGATTTTACCAACCAGAATATCGCCAGGCTTTACTTCGGCACCGATACGAATAATCCCAGACTCGTCAAGGTCCTTGAGAGTCTCTTCACCGAGATTGGGAATATCTGCGGTAATCTCTTCCTTCCCCAGCTTGGTGTCACGGGCGACGCACTCAAACTCCTCAATGTGAATTGAGGTATAGCGGTCGTCCTTGACCAGCTTTTCCGAAATAAGAATCGAGTCCTCGAAGTTGTAGCCACCCCAAGGCATGAACGCGACCACAATGTTCTGGCCTAGGGCCAGCTCACCCATGTCTGTGGAAGGACCATCGGCAATAACGTCGCTTCGCTTCACATGATCGCCGACCTTAACCACCGGTCTCTGATTAATACAGGTGTTCTGGTTGGAACGGGCAAACTTGATCAGGTTATAGATATCAACGCCGGTGCCCATCTCATCGAATTCATCGTCATCGATCTTGACAACGATTCTCGAGGCATCAACCGACTCGACAACCCCATTATGACGGGCGACAACTGAAACCCCGGAATCGCGGGCAACAACCCGCTCCATGCCGGTACCGACAAGCGGCGAATCAGCACGAAGCAGCGGTACTGCCTGACGTTGCATGTTGGAACCCATCAAGGCTCGGTTTGCGTCGTCGTTCTCAAGGAACGGGATCAGCGATGCCGCAACGGAAACCAGCTGCATTGGCGCAACGTCCATCAACTCGATTTCGTCGCGACCGACAAGAACAAACTCGCCCGACTTTCTGGCAGAGACATAATCTGCTTCGAAACGGCCATCCTTGTCCATCTCGGCATTAGCCTGGGCAATGGCATGCCCTTCTTCCTCAAGCGCCGAGAAGAAGCGGACCTCGTTAGTGACCTTGCCTTCCTTGACGATCCGGTACGGAGTCTCGACAAAACCATGCTCATTGATCCGAGCATAGGTAGAGAGAGAAGCGATCAGACCGATGTTCGGCCCCTCAGGGGTTTCGATCGGGCAAACACGCCCGTAATGCGTAGGATGAACGTCACGAACCTCAAAGCCGGCGCGCTCACGGGTGAGACCGCCTGGTCCGAGAGCCGAAAGACGGCGCTTGTGCGTAACCTCAGAAAGAGGGTTGGTCTGGTCCATGAACTGGGACAGCTGAGATGAACCGAAAAACTCCTTAACAACAGCCGAAACCGGTTTAGAGTTTATCAGGTCATGAGGCATCAGGTTCTCAACCTCCTGAAGACTCATCCGCTCTTTGATGGCCCGCTCCATCCTTACCAGGCCAATGCGATACTGGTTCTCCAAAAGCTCACCAACAGCACGGACACGACGATTGCCCAGATGATCGATATCGTCGATATTGCCCTTACCGTTCTTGAGATCGATCAAGTAATGGACAACCTCGAGCACATCTTCCTTGGTAAGCACCTGACAATCCAGCGGAGTGGAAAGAGCAAGCTTGTGATTGAGTTTCAAGCGACCTACAGTAGAAAGATCATAGCGCTCCGGATTAAAGAACAGATTGCCGAACAGGGCAACCGCGCTCTTGATGGTAGGAGGATCGCCCGGGCGAAGTCTGCGGTAAATTTCAATAAGGGCATCATCGGTCGTTGAAATCTTGTCGATGATGATGGTGTCCCTGAAAGAAGAGGTCGCATGGGTACCGTCAATAAACAGGACCTGGAACGATTCAATGCCCCGGGCACGAAGTTCAATAAGCTTTGACTGAGAAATCTCCTCATTGCACTCA is drawn from Geoanaerobacter pelophilus and contains these coding sequences:
- the fusA gene encoding elongation factor G yields the protein MARPFSLENTRNIGIMAHIDAGKTTTTERILYYTGVSHKIGEVHDGTATMDWMEQEQERGITITSAATTCTWADHRINIIDTPGHVDFTIEVERSLRVLDGSVAVFCSVGGVEPQSETVWRQADKYKVPRIAFINKMDRVGADFFRGVNMIKDRLKANPVPIQLPIGSEDTFKGIVDLVRMKAIVWDEESLGASFHEEELTGDLLELAQEYREKLVEEVSSHDDVLMEKYLGGEELTVEEIKAAIRKSTIDIKICPVICGSSFKNKGVQPLLDSVVDYLPSPLDIPAIKGIDADTEAEIERNASDSEPFAALAFKIMTDPFVGQLCFFRVYSGTLSSGSYIYNSTKGKKERIGRILKMHANKREEIKEVYAGDIAAAVGLKYTTTGDTLCPEDSAVILESIEFPEPVIHIAIEPKTKADQDKLGASLAKLASEDPSFRIKTDEETGQTIISGMGELHLEIIVDRLMREFKVEASVGKPQVAYRETISKKVKVEGKFVRQSGGRGQYGHVWLEVEPQEPGKGYEFVDAIKGGVVPREYIPAVDKGIQEATESGVMAGFPVVDVKVTLVDGSYHEVDSSEMAFKIAGSMGFKEGCQKASPVLLEPIMSVEVVVPEEYMGEVIGDLNSRRGRIMGMESRAGAQVVAAMVPLAQMFGYATDVRSATQGRATYTMTFDHYEQVPKSVSEEIVAKVKG
- the rpsG gene encoding 30S ribosomal protein S7, which produces MPRRREVAKRVILPDPKYNDRTVAKFVNIIMSDGKKSTAERALYAALDLVAQRANEDALKVLKKALDNVKPTLEVKSRRVGGSTYQVPVEVRVDRRNSLAMRWLARYANARSEKTATDKLAGEILDAYNNRGAAVKKREDTHKMAEANRAFAHYRW
- the rpsL gene encoding 30S ribosomal protein S12, which gives rise to MPTINQLIRIGRESKKDKSTAPALKCCPQKRGVCTRVYTTTPKKPNSALRKVARVRLTNGIEVTSYIPGVGHNLQEHSVVLIRGGRVKDLPGVRYHIVRGTLDSVGVKDRKKSRSKYGAKRPK
- the rpoC gene encoding DNA-directed RNA polymerase subunit beta', with amino-acid sequence MDDLFNFFDKPKDPLHFSAIRISISSPEKIRERSFGEVKKPETINYRTFKPERDGLFCAKIFGPTKDYECNCGKYKRMKHRGIVCEKCGVEVIPSKVRRERLGHIDLATPVAHIWFLKSLPSRIGNLLDMTLKDLERVLYFEAYVVIDPGATSLSYGEVMSEDQYQKAYDELGSTFIAGMGAAAIRDCLRSLDLDGLAESLRLEMTEANSEAKRKKVAKRLKVVEAFKVSGNRPEWMILECIPVLPPELRPLVPLDGGRFATSDLNDLYRRVINRNNRLKRLMELQAPEVIIRNEKRMLQEAVDALFDNGRRGRAIAGPNKRPLKSLSDMLKGKSGRFRQNLLGKRVDYSGRSVIVVGPELKLHQCGLPKKMALELFKPFIYNKLEERGYVTTIKSAKKMVEKERPEVWDVLEEVIKEHPVLLNRAPTLHRLGIQAFEPVLIEGKAIQLHPLVCTAFNADFDGDQMAVHLPLSIESQVEARVLMMSTNNILSPAHGKPIIVPSQDMVLGTYHMTRDKEFERVLDEFGKPLIDKKTGNEVWQRVKGFGKIFSSPEEVRIAFDAGEVDLQAPIEVRMKNLVASDEAPERIKTTVGRVILRDILPHAVPFSTINKTMSKKELTNLVDVCYRLAGNKDTVILADRLKEIGFRYSTLAGISICINDMQIPEGKYAIIDRASEEVKEIQNQYTEGLITDGERYNKVIDIWAKATEDIAKEMLDNISKETVFSPDDGKELKISSFNAIHMMADSGARGSAQQIRQLAGMRGLMAKPSGEIIETPITANFREGLTVLQYFISTHGARKGLADTALKTANSGYLTRRLVDVAQDAIITEPDCGTIDGLMVSALTEGGEIIEHIGDRILGRVALEDILDPVTGEVLVASGTDIDEGLVKKIEDAGLERVKIRSVLTCESRRGICAMCYGRDLARGHLVNMGEAVGVIAAQSIGEPGTQLTMRTFHIGGTASRRAEQTSLEARTEGRVKYININSVVNEERDGDVVTKNNIVMNRNGEIAVVDETGRERERYSVVYGAKIKLKQDEVVKPGQTLAEWDPYTMPILTEVAGKIKFGDIIEGVTMEEQVDEVTGLSRKVIIESRDADKRPRITIKDESGKTAKAGESSMGRYFLPQGANISVQDESFVNAGDIIAKIPRETTKTKDITGGLPRVAELFEARKPKDYAVISEIDGVVSFGKDAKGKRKVVVRPDIGEEKEYLIPKGKHISVHEGDHVRAGEPLMDGSSNPHDILRVLGLKELAKYLVDEVQEVYRLQGVKINDKHIETIVRQMLRRVRVKDAGDTTMLVDDQLERFVFEDENERVLDKGGRPAIAEPLLLGITKASLSTESFISAASFQETTKVLTQAAIEGKVDSLRGLKENVIMGRLIPAGTGLARYRHLKMQLDEPEGLPDIPVIAPVVDDEFDIIDDEPDTDEE
- the rpoB gene encoding DNA-directed RNA polymerase subunit beta; protein product: MAYSIANNPLLRKNFAKIKKIIDIPNLIDIQKNSYKRFLQLEVPIDARKNFGLEAVFRSVFPIRDFSETASLEYVSYSLGTPKYDVEECHQRGMTFAAPMKVKVRLVVWDVNKENNAKSIRDIKEQEVYFGEIPLMTENGTFIINGTERVIVSQLHRSPGVFYDHDKGKTHSSGKVLYSARVIPYRGSWLDFEFDHKDILYVRIDRRRKMPATVLLKALGYTTEELLNYYYRSELILVSGDKLSKAADPELLINQKATSDIVDEKSGEVLLKSNRKFTKAAIRKMEEHGISQIPISEEEVIGRYSCHDIVDPATGEILVECNEEISQSKLIELRARGIESFQVLFIDGTHATSSFRDTIIIDKISTTDDALIEIYRRLRPGDPPTIKSAVALFGNLFFNPERYDLSTVGRLKLNHKLALSTPLDCQVLTKEDVLEVVHYLIDLKNGKGNIDDIDHLGNRRVRAVGELLENQYRIGLVRMERAIKERMSLQEVENLMPHDLINSKPVSAVVKEFFGSSQLSQFMDQTNPLSEVTHKRRLSALGPGGLTRERAGFEVRDVHPTHYGRVCPIETPEGPNIGLIASLSTYARINEHGFVETPYRIVKEGKVTNEVRFFSALEEEGHAIAQANAEMDKDGRFEADYVSARKSGEFVLVGRDEIELMDVAPMQLVSVAASLIPFLENDDANRALMGSNMQRQAVPLLRADSPLVGTGMERVVARDSGVSVVARHNGVVESVDASRIVVKIDDDEFDEMGTGVDIYNLIKFARSNQNTCINQRPVVKVGDHVKRSDVIADGPSTDMGELALGQNIVVAFMPWGGYNFEDSILISEKLVKDDRYTSIHIEEFECVARDTKLGKEEITADIPNLGEETLKDLDESGIIRIGAEVKPGDILVGKITPKGETQLSPEEKLLRAIFGEKAGDVRDTSLRVPPGVEGTVIGAKIFSRKGSDKDARTEIIERAEEEKLRKDEQDEIRIIRDSALGKLKRLLVGRTSAVKIEGKDGKILLAKDKKITDELLASIPLERWDEISVSDGDDVEDKVSQLLSNLYQKIDLIRYVFDDKIQKLKRGDDLPPGVIKMVKVYIAIKRKLQVGDKMAGRHGNKGVVSRILPEEDMPYMEDGRPVEVVLNPLGVPSRMNVGQILETHLGWAAKGIGWKIEEMLEKHTSSDNLKKAIKEVYGEKDMNKFIDSLGDDELFNVAKRLRRGVPMASSVFEGATEENIQGMLKKAGFDSSAQVTLYDGKTGDSFKHKVTVGVMYVLKLHHLVDDKIHARSIGPYSLVTQQPLGGKAQFGGQRLGEMEVWAMEAYGAAYALQEFLTVKSDDVAGRTRMYEAIVKGKHTLEPGLPESFNVLIKELQSLCLDVELLENEDE